The Trichocoleus sp. FACHB-46 genome has a segment encoding these proteins:
- a CDS encoding FAD-binding oxidoreductase — protein sequence MSTYDWIVLGGGVTGAALSYELAQKQFSVLLIEQHATLQGATRLSYGGIAYWSGTTDLTRQLCQAGWQRYPNLAAELGAEIHFRELDLLLTVAADRDPTAIASSYTDYAIPPRLLSVAEACELEPLLNPEAIAGAFTVRHGQVDPEAMTQAYQQAFVRSGGKIVIDSVMGLQRQNQRITGAIATQQIYTAANVVICAGGWSRALLAEAGLTVPLYFTHAELIETPPVDVQLRTLVMTAEMQRFQLEAQASTTDKEQQWQQPDTELSPFVLDAGAVQLANGSLRLGQISRVLSNPQAQVDAVASEAAIRTAVGQVLPSLQNLPGQWQQCLVAFSRDRLPLIGAVPETTGLYVFSGFSNPFAIVPPLAERFAEAASGQTDSILTQLSPARFATPVT from the coding sequence ATGAGTACATACGACTGGATTGTGCTCGGAGGTGGAGTCACAGGAGCAGCCCTGAGTTATGAACTCGCTCAGAAACAGTTTTCTGTGCTCCTCATCGAGCAACATGCCACCTTACAAGGGGCAACTCGGTTAAGCTATGGCGGCATTGCCTATTGGTCTGGCACAACCGATTTAACCCGACAACTTTGCCAAGCAGGTTGGCAGCGCTATCCCAACTTAGCAGCGGAGCTAGGAGCAGAAATTCACTTTCGGGAATTAGATTTGTTGCTCACAGTGGCTGCCGATCGTGACCCCACTGCTATCGCTTCTAGTTACACTGATTATGCGATTCCCCCGCGTTTGCTCAGCGTGGCTGAAGCCTGCGAGTTAGAGCCCTTGTTAAATCCTGAGGCGATCGCCGGAGCCTTTACGGTGCGCCACGGTCAGGTTGACCCAGAAGCCATGACCCAAGCCTATCAGCAAGCCTTTGTGCGATCGGGCGGCAAAATTGTCATCGACTCAGTGATGGGATTGCAGCGACAAAACCAGCGCATTACCGGGGCGATCGCGACACAGCAGATTTATACAGCCGCCAATGTCGTGATTTGTGCGGGTGGCTGGAGCCGAGCTTTGTTGGCCGAAGCAGGATTGACAGTGCCCCTCTACTTTACCCATGCTGAACTAATCGAGACACCCCCAGTTGATGTCCAGCTACGAACGCTAGTAATGACAGCAGAGATGCAGCGTTTTCAGTTAGAGGCGCAAGCCAGCACAACTGATAAAGAGCAGCAGTGGCAGCAACCGGATACAGAGTTATCGCCTTTCGTTCTGGATGCAGGTGCCGTGCAACTGGCAAATGGCAGTCTCCGCTTGGGGCAAATTAGCCGGGTCCTTAGTAATCCACAAGCTCAAGTGGATGCTGTGGCCAGCGAAGCCGCCATCCGGACAGCAGTTGGCCAGGTGTTACCAAGTTTGCAAAATCTCCCTGGTCAATGGCAGCAATGCTTGGTTGCCTTTAGCCGCGATCGCCTCCCCTTAATTGGGGCGGTTCCCGAAACCACTGGGTTATACGTTTTCTCTGGCTTTAGCAACCCCTTCGCGATCGTGCCTCCTTTAGCAGAACGGTTTGCTGAAGCTGCCTCAGGCCAAACAGACTCAATTTTGACGCAACTCTCGCCAGCTCGCTTCGCTACGCCTGTAACTTAA